The Vibrio nitrifigilis genome window below encodes:
- the betA gene encoding choline dehydrogenase, with amino-acid sequence MTEQQYDYIIIGGGSAGCVLANRLSANPKHKVLVLEAGKPDYRWDFRIHMPAALTYLLTDSTYNWLYESEPEPFMHNRKIAQPRGKVLGGSSCINGMIYIRGNAMDYEKWSRFDGLENWSYKHCLPYFRKCETRLVGGDDYHGDNGPLNTTTAACDNPLFDAFFQSVQEAGYPLTDDVNGYQQEGFGAFDQNIYRGRRYSAARAYLHPVMNRENLTVLTGATTNRVILDGKTAIGVEYVRNKKSHSVYGKEIISCGGAINSPKLLQLSGIGNSDELKALGITPVHHLPGVGENLQDHLELYVQYTCKKPVSLYPALKWYNQPKIGFDWLFRRKGKAATNHFEAGGFVRGNDEVKYPNLQFHFLPIAIRYDGSAPQQGHGFQLHVGPMNTDVRGYVKIQSKDPNQPPKLFFNYLSTEQERKEWVEAIRVSRNIINQPAFDELRGEELSPGIAAQTDEEILDFVAREGESAYHPSCTCKMGYDDLAVVDAELKVHGINNLRVVDASVFPAITNGNLYAPTIMVAEKAADIILGNYIEPASDADFYRYEEHNETMATSEVVSTTEETVNKAAETV; translated from the coding sequence ATGACCGAGCAACAGTACGATTATATTATTATCGGTGGTGGCTCTGCCGGATGCGTCCTAGCCAACCGCTTGAGTGCCAATCCAAAACATAAAGTTTTGGTGTTAGAAGCCGGAAAACCAGATTATCGTTGGGATTTTCGTATCCACATGCCAGCAGCACTGACTTATCTACTGACAGATAGCACCTATAACTGGCTATACGAATCCGAGCCCGAGCCGTTTATGCACAATCGAAAAATTGCTCAGCCTCGGGGAAAAGTTTTAGGCGGCAGTAGCTGTATCAACGGTATGATTTATATCCGTGGTAATGCGATGGACTATGAAAAATGGTCTCGTTTCGATGGGTTAGAAAATTGGAGCTACAAACACTGTCTACCCTACTTTCGTAAATGTGAAACACGTTTAGTCGGTGGGGATGATTATCATGGCGATAATGGCCCATTAAATACCACAACGGCAGCGTGTGATAACCCTCTGTTTGATGCATTTTTCCAATCAGTGCAAGAGGCGGGCTATCCGTTAACGGATGATGTGAACGGCTACCAACAGGAAGGCTTCGGCGCATTTGATCAAAACATCTACCGCGGTCGTCGCTATAGTGCTGCTCGTGCCTACCTACACCCTGTAATGAACAGAGAAAATCTCACCGTTTTAACTGGGGCAACCACAAATCGCGTTATTCTCGATGGTAAAACCGCCATTGGCGTAGAGTACGTTCGAAATAAAAAATCCCATTCTGTTTACGGAAAAGAGATTATTTCTTGTGGGGGAGCCATTAACTCACCCAAATTGTTACAGTTATCTGGTATTGGTAATAGTGACGAATTGAAAGCGTTGGGAATCACGCCAGTGCATCACCTACCTGGTGTTGGTGAAAACCTTCAAGATCACTTAGAACTTTACGTGCAGTACACATGTAAGAAACCCGTTAGCCTATACCCAGCACTCAAATGGTATAACCAGCCAAAAATTGGCTTTGATTGGCTCTTCCGTCGTAAAGGTAAGGCGGCCACAAACCACTTTGAAGCTGGCGGTTTTGTTCGCGGAAATGATGAGGTGAAATACCCTAACCTACAGTTCCATTTCTTGCCGATTGCCATTCGTTATGATGGCAGTGCACCACAACAAGGCCACGGTTTTCAGCTGCACGTTGGCCCAATGAATACTGATGTGCGCGGTTATGTGAAAATTCAATCTAAAGATCCAAATCAGCCACCAAAACTCTTTTTCAATTACCTATCGACTGAACAAGAGCGTAAAGAGTGGGTAGAAGCGATTAGAGTATCGCGCAACATCATCAATCAACCTGCATTTGATGAGTTACGCGGTGAAGAATTATCTCCGGGTATTGCTGCACAAACTGATGAAGAAATATTAGATTTTGTTGCTCGTGAAGGTGAAAGTGCCTACCACCCAAGCTGTACTTGTAAGATGGGGTACGACGATTTAGCTGTGGTTGACGCTGAATTAAAAGTACACGGCATCAACAATCTACGAGTCGTAGATGCTTCAGTATTTCCAGCTATCACGAACGGTAATCTTTACGCACCTACAATTATGGTGGCAGAAAAAGCAGCCGATATTATTTTGGGTAACTACATTGAGCCAGCTTCTGATGCCGACTTCTATCGTTATGAAGAACACAATGAGACCATGGCAACATCTGAAGTGGTATCGACAACTGAAGAAACCGTCAATAAAGCAGCAGAAACCGTCTAA
- a CDS encoding GntR family transcriptional regulator: MSANIVFKKAQVGRASEDIALQIEAAIMNKQLVPGDCLPSERDLQNQFGTGRGVIREAITALKQKGLIEVKKGQKGGAYIKQIDVANISDSLALFLQQKGMSIFDVAEFRETIDQTMGQLAMVRATPEQQQHLTDTVTRLEMVAKELKPDTAQLAELDRELNILLAEMSHNPIFLWVMRALQQGFSSRDNNLYHDPEFRDKTVRNWRTTSIHLIEQHPIKLQASISRHYELLQACLDKSQA; the protein is encoded by the coding sequence GTGAGTGCGAACATTGTGTTCAAGAAGGCTCAAGTTGGCCGAGCAAGTGAAGATATCGCGTTGCAAATAGAAGCAGCAATTATGAATAAGCAGCTTGTCCCTGGCGACTGCTTACCTAGTGAACGCGATTTACAAAATCAATTTGGTACTGGCCGAGGAGTCATTAGAGAAGCCATCACCGCCCTAAAACAGAAGGGATTAATTGAGGTTAAAAAAGGCCAAAAAGGTGGTGCCTACATCAAACAAATTGATGTGGCGAATATTAGTGATTCTCTCGCTCTATTTCTGCAGCAGAAAGGAATGAGCATCTTCGATGTCGCAGAGTTTCGTGAAACCATCGACCAAACCATGGGCCAACTAGCCATGGTAAGAGCAACGCCAGAACAGCAACAGCACTTAACCGACACGGTAACTCGCTTAGAAATGGTAGCCAAAGAGCTAAAACCCGATACAGCGCAACTCGCAGAGCTCGACAGAGAGCTGAACATATTACTCGCAGAAATGAGTCACAACCCTATCTTTCTCTGGGTAATGAGAGCGTTGCAACAAGGTTTTAGCTCTCGAGATAACAACTTATATCACGACCCAGAATTTCGCGATAAAACCGTCAGAAACTGGCGAACAACAAGTATCCATTTGATAGAGCAGCACCCCATAAAACTGCAAGCCTCTATCAGTCGACATTATGAGCTTTTACAAGCTTGCTTAGATAAAAGCCAAGCATAA
- a CDS encoding methyl-accepting chemotaxis protein — MKLKSIQAKITLTAGLCLLITAGILVGYSVYSAANTQNLVNAKVSKLATDTTLKQVQATAERYSVSISRRLEEALSAARALSDAMSAAKQDEVNKSTSFIERTVFNDMLQEVLRSNPDLNGTYSAWAPNAFDGKDAANRVNRDGNNPDTGRFTPYWIRDAAGNINVQPLVEYDSDHKHPNGVAKGAWYQVPEKTLNETVTAPLPYIVQGKNVWLATLSAPIIVNGKFQGVVGADYNLDFVQKLSVQVASKLYDGNSRVSIVTQDGLVIADSQDPSLVGKSIEPLFGEDTNKVIELIGEQKSTIRVDQAANAVKALASFTLGYSNVTWAMTIRLDLDKVLAEANALSDELKSNSQADTTWQIGLGLVITVVAIFFLLVMARNISRPILGAVNMAKTISLGQFDNRLNYDSIDEVGQLSAALDNMAESLQAQVAIAEKISQGDLAVNVTLASDKDQLGRALSQMVDDLNQLVGDIKARSDVIARNADLVNGLSQSLSLGATDSASAVTEISATINEIAEQIRQSSTNADEATRLSGLSEKTANEGNHLMTELQTAMEDIEASGNDINNIIRTIESIAEQTNLLALNAAIEAARAGEHGRGFAVVADEVRQLAGRSAQAVQQTSELISKSAEKTNRGIELSKQTVQSLQEIVTGAGQVSSLVGEIAQAASEQSAGADQVSLGIGQIDEVTQQNSTNSDSCAEAAKELTEQAMQLDDLIKQFRLK, encoded by the coding sequence ATGAAGTTAAAGTCTATTCAAGCAAAAATCACATTAACGGCTGGCTTATGCCTGCTAATAACTGCAGGCATACTTGTCGGTTATAGTGTTTATTCTGCCGCGAATACTCAAAATTTAGTCAATGCCAAAGTTTCTAAACTCGCGACAGACACCACATTGAAGCAAGTCCAAGCAACTGCTGAACGTTATTCAGTGTCGATCAGTCGCCGCCTTGAAGAAGCCTTAAGTGCGGCGAGAGCATTATCTGATGCCATGTCTGCGGCGAAGCAGGACGAAGTCAACAAAAGCACGAGTTTTATTGAACGTACGGTCTTTAACGATATGCTGCAAGAAGTGTTGAGATCGAATCCTGATCTTAACGGTACATACAGTGCGTGGGCTCCTAATGCTTTCGATGGTAAAGATGCGGCCAATCGCGTGAACCGAGATGGTAATAACCCTGATACCGGGAGGTTCACTCCTTACTGGATTCGTGATGCAGCAGGTAATATTAATGTTCAGCCTCTGGTTGAATACGATTCCGATCATAAACATCCTAACGGTGTGGCAAAAGGCGCTTGGTATCAGGTGCCTGAGAAGACCCTAAATGAAACGGTTACTGCCCCGTTGCCATACATTGTGCAAGGTAAAAACGTATGGTTGGCGACACTGTCTGCTCCGATTATTGTTAATGGCAAGTTTCAAGGTGTAGTAGGGGCCGACTACAATTTAGATTTTGTGCAAAAGCTGAGTGTGCAGGTTGCATCAAAGCTCTATGATGGAAATTCTCGAGTATCGATTGTTACCCAAGATGGGTTAGTGATTGCTGATAGCCAAGATCCCAGTTTGGTCGGTAAATCGATTGAACCTTTATTTGGAGAGGATACCAATAAAGTTATTGAGCTGATTGGAGAACAAAAATCCACAATTCGTGTCGACCAAGCTGCGAATGCGGTTAAAGCGCTTGCTTCTTTTACGTTGGGATACAGTAACGTAACTTGGGCGATGACGATTCGCTTAGATTTAGACAAAGTATTAGCAGAGGCCAATGCACTGTCTGATGAACTGAAATCAAATAGCCAAGCTGATACTACTTGGCAGATTGGTTTAGGCCTAGTGATTACCGTCGTCGCTATTTTCTTCTTGCTTGTTATGGCTCGCAATATCTCTCGCCCAATTTTAGGTGCGGTCAATATGGCGAAAACCATTTCGTTAGGCCAATTCGATAATAGGCTTAATTACGACAGTATTGATGAGGTTGGTCAACTTTCTGCTGCGCTCGATAACATGGCAGAAAGTTTACAAGCTCAAGTTGCGATTGCGGAGAAAATCTCGCAAGGTGACTTGGCGGTTAATGTCACGCTTGCTTCAGATAAAGACCAACTAGGTCGTGCATTGTCACAGATGGTTGATGATTTAAATCAATTGGTTGGCGATATTAAAGCCCGCTCTGATGTGATTGCTCGAAATGCCGATTTAGTTAATGGTCTCAGTCAAAGTTTATCGTTGGGTGCGACAGATTCGGCATCGGCTGTCACCGAAATCAGTGCGACGATTAACGAGATTGCTGAGCAAATTCGCCAAAGTTCTACCAATGCCGATGAGGCCACGCGTTTATCCGGTTTATCAGAAAAAACAGCCAATGAAGGTAACCATCTGATGACTGAGTTACAAACCGCGATGGAGGATATCGAGGCTTCTGGTAATGACATCAACAACATCATTCGTACGATTGAGTCGATTGCTGAGCAAACCAACTTACTTGCCTTGAACGCAGCTATTGAAGCGGCTCGGGCGGGGGAACATGGTCGTGGCTTCGCAGTGGTTGCTGATGAAGTTCGCCAACTTGCCGGTCGCAGTGCACAAGCGGTGCAGCAAACGTCAGAACTTATCTCGAAATCGGCAGAGAAAACTAACCGTGGTATTGAACTGTCGAAACAAACGGTGCAATCTCTACAAGAGATTGTAACGGGAGCTGGGCAGGTCTCTTCCTTGGTCGGAGAAATTGCTCAGGCTGCAAGTGAGCAGTCGGCTGGTGCTGATCAAGTGAGTTTAGGCATTGGTCAGATTGATGAAGTCACACAGCAAAATAGTACTAACTCGGATAGTTGTGCTGAAGCCGCGAAAGAGTTAACCGAGCAGGCTATGCAATTGGACGACCTCATTAAACAGTTCCGTTTGAAATAA
- the fucO gene encoding lactaldehyde reductase yields the protein MSFALKMPKLCLMGVGAIEDAVNELSQQGIEKVLLVTDHTLTELGIVDPVINALKNNKINYSLFDQVTPNPTVTLVNQGLEQYQQEQCKGFVAVGGGSPIDCAKAIRIMSTNPGSITDYEGVNQVKNTGAYFVAVNTTAGTAAEMTSNSVITDENAQKKMVIIDDKQIPDIAVNDPTLMLGLPASVTASTGMDALTHAIEAYVSAGQHTLTDPTALEAIRLIHQWLPIAVKDGKNLEARDKLACAEYLAGMAFNSAGLGLVHAMAHQPGATHNLAHGVCNAILLPIVSEYNAQYVPERFCNVAAALGGNVTNLSAAEGAQQCINMIRSLSSQVGIPHGFSELGIKEQDIPQWIDKALADPCLGCNPHQPTADEVYHLYSEAL from the coding sequence ATGTCATTTGCACTAAAAATGCCTAAGCTCTGCTTAATGGGTGTCGGCGCGATTGAAGATGCAGTGAACGAGTTAAGCCAGCAAGGAATAGAGAAAGTATTGCTAGTGACCGATCACACCCTGACTGAATTAGGTATTGTAGACCCAGTGATTAATGCGCTAAAAAATAACAAGATTAACTATTCGTTATTTGATCAAGTGACCCCGAATCCCACGGTCACTCTCGTTAATCAAGGGCTAGAACAGTATCAGCAAGAGCAATGTAAAGGGTTTGTCGCCGTCGGTGGTGGTAGCCCAATTGATTGTGCCAAAGCCATTCGTATTATGAGCACCAACCCGGGCTCAATCACTGATTACGAAGGGGTTAATCAAGTCAAAAATACGGGGGCGTATTTTGTTGCTGTTAATACCACCGCAGGCACCGCTGCCGAAATGACATCTAATTCGGTCATCACCGATGAAAATGCTCAGAAGAAAATGGTGATCATTGATGACAAACAGATCCCAGATATCGCCGTCAATGATCCGACACTGATGCTAGGTCTTCCTGCCAGCGTCACAGCGTCAACAGGCATGGATGCATTAACTCATGCGATAGAAGCGTATGTCTCTGCAGGGCAGCACACCTTAACAGACCCAACGGCTTTAGAAGCAATCCGTCTTATTCATCAATGGCTACCGATTGCGGTGAAAGACGGCAAAAATTTAGAAGCTCGCGATAAACTTGCCTGCGCAGAATACTTGGCGGGTATGGCATTCAATAGTGCAGGCCTAGGGTTAGTTCACGCGATGGCTCACCAACCAGGCGCGACACATAACTTAGCCCATGGTGTATGCAACGCTATTTTGTTGCCTATTGTCAGTGAATATAACGCCCAATACGTACCAGAACGCTTTTGTAACGTTGCGGCGGCGTTGGGTGGTAATGTCACGAACTTAAGTGCTGCCGAAGGAGCACAGCAGTGCATCAACATGATTCGATCACTATCAAGTCAAGTTGGTATTCCTCATGGCTTTAGTGAACTCGGTATTAAAGAGCAAGATATTCCACAATGGATTGATAAAGCTTTGGCCGACCCTTGTTTAGGCTGCAACCCTCACCAACCGACCGCAGATGAAGTTTACCATTTGTATAGTGAAGCGTTATAA
- a CDS encoding 1-aminocyclopropane-1-carboxylate deaminase/D-cysteine desulfhydrase, producing MKLKHTPVTRHCCSNIEFYLKRDDWLHPQFSGNKARKFMALLDDTLPHIDTLIGYGSPQANSLYSMAALADLKQWQLRFYVDHIPSWLKQHPNGNYRAALELGAELIETRPTFNCAPEHYLNDYKVKDNELLVPEGGRSPIAKQGVTQLATEILEWISQQPASHWVVALPSGTGTTSLYLHQTLKEHHIEVVTCSCVGGDEYLIQQWQELGADDFPSILNLGNKHHFGKLYEADYLMWQKLQAQTEVEFDLLYDPFMWRCLEAWWPTQNNKQLLYIHQGGILGNESMLPRYQRKYRSC from the coding sequence ATGAAACTTAAGCACACACCTGTTACCCGACACTGTTGTAGTAATATCGAATTTTATCTCAAACGAGACGATTGGCTTCATCCGCAATTTTCCGGCAATAAAGCGCGTAAATTTATGGCGCTGCTTGATGATACCCTGCCCCATATCGATACACTGATTGGGTATGGCTCACCACAAGCGAACTCGCTCTACTCCATGGCAGCGTTGGCAGATCTCAAACAGTGGCAACTCCGTTTCTACGTAGACCATATTCCCAGCTGGTTAAAACAGCACCCGAATGGTAATTACCGTGCAGCATTAGAACTCGGAGCCGAGCTAATTGAAACACGTCCAACGTTTAATTGCGCCCCAGAACACTACCTCAATGATTATAAGGTCAAAGATAATGAGTTACTGGTTCCGGAAGGAGGCCGCAGCCCTATAGCCAAACAAGGAGTGACACAGTTAGCAACAGAAATTTTAGAATGGATCAGCCAACAACCTGCCAGTCACTGGGTCGTTGCACTGCCATCGGGTACCGGCACGACATCACTGTATCTTCACCAAACGCTGAAAGAACATCATATAGAGGTGGTGACTTGCTCATGTGTCGGTGGGGATGAGTATCTTATTCAACAATGGCAAGAGCTGGGAGCTGATGACTTCCCTTCCATACTTAACCTTGGGAATAAACATCACTTCGGCAAACTGTATGAAGCGGATTACCTAATGTGGCAAAAACTTCAAGCGCAAACTGAGGTTGAATTTGATTTACTTTATGACCCTTTCATGTGGCGTTGCTTAGAAGCGTGGTGGCCAACGCAAAACAACAAACAACTGCTTTATATTCACCAAGGTGGAATTCTGGGTAACGAAAGTATGCTTCCTCGTTACCAACGCAAGTATCGGTCGTGTTGA
- a CDS encoding acyl-CoA dehydrogenase, translated as MSSLRQKWISEPVFKWFKQVLPPLSATEKEAMEAGSVWWEGELFSGKPNFEYLLQFPIPTLTEDEQSFINHELETLLGMIDDFQIMEQQRLPDEIWDYLRKERFFSLIIAKKYGGREFSALANSTIVTKIATRSISVAVTVMVPNSLGPGELLSHYGTKEQCDYWLPRLADGREIPCFALTGPEAGSDAGSIPDKGIVCWGEFEGEKVLGIRLTWDKRYITLAPVATVLGLAFKLHDPDHLLGDIEQLGITCALIPTDHPGVDTGDRHDPMGLAFMNGPTRGKDVFIPMDWLIGGQQYAGKGWRMLVECLSAGRGISLPALGAAIGHLTSRTTGAYAYVRKQFGVSIGKFEGVAQALGRIGGLSYLLEATRTLTTTALDLGEKPSVVTAIAKYHMTEMGRTILADAMDIHAGRAIQGGPMNYFRSHYLGIPIAITVEGANILTRNLMIFGQGATRCHPYVLKEMAAAANDDPKQGLHDFDHWLFKHMAHSGVMTLKALTSALTSSYFLSVPNSITHYRREYQHLSRLSSGLAIATDAAMLTLGGALKRKELISARLGDALAYLYMASAALKRFYSEGQQQQDKPYVDYALEHCFYHAADSLEEALNNFPNQWVGKLIRSLIFPLGQRFTPPKDEQALQIARLLMTPGVDRDRMTFLCHRQDQEHDNIGLIDKAFVAMYQVRPIERRVLQAGAAGQINLKQPLADRLQEALAAGVIMPSELEAVLKAEALRVKAIQVDHFNHDKSEVLTNII; from the coding sequence ATGAGCTCTTTACGTCAAAAGTGGATCAGTGAACCGGTATTTAAGTGGTTTAAGCAAGTTCTACCTCCTTTATCTGCGACAGAAAAAGAAGCGATGGAAGCGGGCAGTGTTTGGTGGGAAGGAGAACTGTTTTCTGGTAAGCCTAACTTTGAGTACCTGCTGCAATTTCCCATTCCAACCCTGACAGAAGATGAACAGTCTTTCATTAATCATGAACTAGAAACCTTGCTGGGTATGATTGATGACTTTCAAATCATGGAACAGCAACGTTTACCCGATGAAATCTGGGATTATTTACGTAAAGAACGCTTTTTTTCTCTCATCATCGCCAAAAAATATGGCGGGCGTGAATTCTCAGCCTTAGCCAATTCCACGATCGTGACTAAAATTGCAACCCGCAGTATCAGTGTTGCTGTGACTGTTATGGTGCCGAATTCTTTAGGGCCCGGAGAGTTACTCAGTCATTATGGCACCAAGGAGCAATGTGACTATTGGCTACCTCGATTAGCGGATGGTCGGGAAATTCCATGCTTTGCATTGACGGGGCCTGAAGCCGGATCTGATGCGGGCAGTATTCCAGATAAGGGGATTGTCTGTTGGGGAGAATTCGAAGGTGAAAAAGTATTAGGCATCAGACTCACGTGGGATAAACGCTACATTACACTCGCGCCAGTTGCCACAGTGTTAGGGCTCGCTTTCAAATTGCACGATCCGGATCATTTACTTGGTGACATAGAGCAACTTGGGATCACTTGTGCGTTGATCCCAACCGATCATCCAGGAGTTGATACTGGGGATCGCCATGATCCTATGGGGCTCGCTTTTATGAACGGTCCGACTCGAGGTAAGGATGTGTTCATTCCCATGGATTGGCTGATTGGCGGGCAACAATACGCAGGTAAAGGCTGGCGTATGCTGGTGGAATGTTTGTCAGCAGGCAGAGGAATATCACTACCTGCTTTAGGCGCCGCTATTGGTCATTTAACCAGCCGTACAACGGGCGCATATGCTTATGTGCGTAAGCAATTTGGCGTGTCGATTGGTAAATTTGAGGGTGTAGCTCAGGCATTAGGGAGAATTGGCGGATTAAGTTATTTACTTGAAGCAACACGAACGCTAACCACGACGGCACTCGATCTCGGGGAAAAGCCAAGTGTGGTCACGGCAATTGCTAAGTATCATATGACTGAAATGGGCAGAACGATTTTAGCGGATGCAATGGATATACATGCCGGTCGAGCCATTCAGGGCGGACCGATGAATTACTTTCGCTCACATTATTTAGGGATTCCTATCGCAATTACGGTAGAAGGGGCCAATATCCTTACTCGTAATTTAATGATTTTTGGTCAAGGTGCGACGCGTTGTCACCCTTACGTACTTAAAGAAATGGCGGCAGCTGCCAATGATGACCCTAAGCAAGGTTTGCATGATTTTGATCATTGGCTTTTTAAACACATGGCTCATTCGGGTGTGATGACCTTGAAAGCATTAACCTCAGCACTCACCAGCTCTTACTTCCTCTCTGTGCCAAACTCCATCACACACTATCGCCGTGAATATCAGCACTTATCGCGGCTAAGCAGTGGCCTAGCGATTGCTACCGATGCTGCAATGCTAACGCTTGGTGGGGCACTAAAGCGTAAGGAACTTATCTCTGCTCGTCTCGGTGATGCGCTGGCTTATCTCTATATGGCGAGCGCTGCTCTAAAACGCTTTTACAGTGAAGGCCAGCAACAGCAAGACAAACCTTATGTTGATTATGCTTTAGAACATTGCTTTTACCATGCGGCCGATAGCTTGGAAGAAGCGTTAAATAACTTCCCTAACCAGTGGGTAGGCAAATTGATTCGCTCGTTAATCTTTCCTTTAGGGCAGCGTTTCACACCTCCTAAAGATGAACAAGCATTACAGATTGCCCGTTTATTGATGACGCCAGGCGTAGATCGAGATCGGATGACCTTTCTTTGTCATCGCCAAGATCAAGAGCATGACAATATTGGCTTGATAGATAAGGCTTTTGTCGCCATGTATCAAGTAAGACCGATCGAACGTCGAGTATTGCAAGCGGGAGCGGCAGGACAAATTAATCTTAAACAGCCATTGGCAGATAGATTACAAGAAGCTTTGGCGGCAGGGGTTATCATGCCAAGTGAACTGGAGGCGGTGTTAAAAGCAGAGGCGTTAAGGGTTAAAGCGATTCAAGTGGATCACTTTAATCATGACAAATCAGAGGTTTTGACCAATATCATTTGA
- the fabV gene encoding enoyl-ACP reductase FabV: protein MIIKPKIRGFICTTTHPVGCEANVKEQIEFTKAQGPIKNAPKRVLVIGSSSGYGLSSRIAAAFGGGAATIGVFFEKPGTEKKPGTAGYYNSAAFDKFAKAEGLYSKSLNGDAFSNEAKEKTIELIKEDLGQIDMVVYSLASPVRKLPETGELVRSSLKPIGQTYTSTAVDTNRDVIIEASVEPATEQEIEDTITVMGGQDWELWINALEEAGVLAEGCKTVAYSYIGTELTWPIYWDGALGRAKMDLDRAAAELNAKLSAKGGSANVAVLKSVVTQASSAIPVMPLYIAMVFKKMREEGVHEGCMEQIFRMFSQRLYKEDGSAPEVDDKNRLRLDDLELREDIQKHCQELWPQITTENLKELTDYVEYKEEFLKLFGFGIEGVDYEADVDTQVEFDLINF, encoded by the coding sequence ATGATCATCAAACCTAAAATTCGCGGATTTATCTGTACAACAACGCACCCAGTGGGTTGTGAAGCGAACGTAAAAGAACAAATTGAATTCACTAAAGCTCAAGGCCCAATCAAAAACGCACCAAAACGCGTACTTGTTATTGGTTCTTCAAGCGGTTACGGCCTGTCATCTCGCATAGCAGCAGCATTTGGCGGCGGCGCAGCGACTATTGGTGTATTCTTCGAAAAACCAGGTACTGAGAAAAAACCAGGTACTGCAGGTTACTACAACTCAGCAGCGTTCGATAAGTTCGCTAAAGCTGAAGGACTTTACTCTAAAAGCCTAAATGGCGATGCTTTCTCTAACGAAGCAAAAGAAAAAACCATCGAATTGATCAAAGAAGACTTAGGTCAAATTGACATGGTGGTTTACTCGCTAGCATCTCCTGTACGTAAATTGCCAGAAACAGGTGAACTGGTTCGTTCATCTCTAAAACCAATCGGACAAACTTACACGTCTACAGCAGTAGACACTAACCGTGACGTGATCATCGAAGCAAGCGTTGAGCCTGCAACTGAACAAGAAATCGAAGACACTATCACTGTTATGGGTGGTCAAGATTGGGAACTTTGGATCAATGCTCTAGAAGAAGCTGGCGTATTGGCTGAAGGTTGCAAAACCGTTGCTTACAGCTACATCGGTACTGAGCTAACTTGGCCGATCTACTGGGACGGTGCTCTAGGCCGTGCGAAGATGGACCTAGACCGCGCAGCAGCTGAGCTAAACGCAAAACTGTCTGCTAAAGGCGGCAGTGCAAACGTTGCTGTGCTGAAATCTGTTGTGACTCAAGCAAGTTCTGCAATTCCTGTGATGCCTCTGTACATCGCAATGGTATTTAAGAAAATGCGTGAAGAAGGCGTACACGAAGGTTGTATGGAACAAATTTTCCGTATGTTCAGCCAACGTCTATACAAAGAAGATGGTTCTGCTCCAGAAGTGGATGACAAAAACCGTTTACGCCTAGACGATCTAGAACTGCGTGAAGATATCCAAAAACACTGTCAGGAGCTTTGGCCTCAAATTACCACTGAGAACCTAAAAGAACTGACTGATTACGTTGAATATAAAGAAGAGTTCTTGAAACTGTTTGGTTTCGGCATTGAAGGTGTTGATTACGAAGCAGACGTTGATACTCAAGTTGAGTTTGACTTAATTAACTTCTAA